In the genome of Chiroxiphia lanceolata isolate bChiLan1 chromosome 29, bChiLan1.pri, whole genome shotgun sequence, one region contains:
- the LOC116799599 gene encoding scale keratin-like, with the protein MSFCSQLSSRCSLPCPVPCPQPVADAWSQPCVTSCGDSRAVLYPPPVSIVFPGPILSSCPQESVVGTSLPVGPAGSFGLGSSGGAQSSWGSGASLSGRYSYPCYSWYSTYRAGGCRPC; encoded by the coding sequence ATGTCCTTCTGCAGCCAGCTGAGCTCccgctgctccctgccctgcccggtgCCGTGTCCCCAGCCCGTGGCCGACGCCTGGAGCCAGCCCTGTGTCACCTCGTGCGGGGACTCCCGAGCTGTGCTCTACCCCCCTCCCGTGTCCATCGTCTTCCCGGGCCCCATCCTGAGCTCCTGCCCCCAGGAGAGCGTGGTGGGCACCTCCCTGCCCGTGGGGCCGGCAGGTTCCTTTGGcctggggagctctgggggtGCTCAGAGCTCCTGGGGATCCGGCGCTTCCCTGTCCGGCCGATATTCCTACCCCTGCTATTCCTGGTATTCCACCTACcgtgctgggggctgcaggcCCTGCTGA
- the LOC116799598 gene encoding scale keratin-like translates to MSFCSQLSSRCSLPCPVPCPQPVADAWSQPCVTSCGDSRAVLYPPPVSIVFPGPILSSCPQESVVGTSLPVGPAGSFGLGSSGGAQSSWGSGASLSGRYSYPCYSRYSAYPGMSRPPQPSKGSLDDKIQQKQEQIRRF, encoded by the coding sequence ATGTCCTTCTGCAGCCAGCTGAGCTCccgctgctccctgccctgcccggtgCCGTGTCCCCAGCCCGTGGCCGACGCCTGGAGCCAGCCCTGTGTCACCTCGTGCGGGGACTCCCGAGCTGTGCTCTACCCCCCTCCCGTGTCCATCGTCTTCCCGGGCCCCATCCTGAGCTCCTGCCCCCAGGAGAGCGTGGTGGGCACCTCCCTGCCCGTGGGGCCGGCGGGTTCCTTTGGcctggggagctctgggggtGCTCAGAGCTCCTGGGGATCCGGCGCTTCCCTGTCCGGCCGATATTCCTACCCCTGCTATTCCCGGTATTCCGCTTACCCCGGGATGTCCcgccctccccagccctccaaGGGCTCCCTGGATGACAAAATCCAGCAGAAACAGGAGCAGATTCGCCGATTTTGA
- the LOC116799600 gene encoding scale keratin-like: MGLDDLGALFRPERFCDSASSLQPVIKGKPQLPVRWISPVGRRTTPPPRALSFVPLPSYKRVPAAKLSAGGLERPTPGTKAVPGAMSYCGELCLPCGSPCELPCPQPLANACNELCVTSCDDSKAVIYPPPVVLTFPGPILSSCPQESVVGSCSPPGIPPGIARSLGSGGSLGSRGYGNPAGLRGSILFGGSSGYGGVCNSSRSYNSGCSAVGRGSCSPFLPRQYSTGSRGSCGPC; encoded by the exons ATGGGACTCGATGACCTGGGAGCTCTTTTCCGGCCCGAAAGATTTTGTGATTCCGCGTCGTCGCTGCAACCGGTGATCAAGGGGAAGCCCCAATTACCCGTGAGATGGATATCGCCTGTGGGGCGCAGGACAACCCCCCCTCCGAGAG cGCTGAGCTTTGTTCCTCTGCCGAGCTACAAACGGGTCCCTGCTGCCAAACTGTCCGCTGGGGGCTTGGAGAG ACCGACCCCTGGAACCAAAGCCGTCCCCGGAGCCATGTCCTACTGCGGagagctgtgcctgccctgcgGCAGCCCCTGCgagctgccctgccctcagccctTGGCCAACGCCTGCAACGAGCTCTGTGTCACCTCCTGCGACGACTCCAAGGCCGTCATTTACCCCCCGCCCGTGGTCCTGACCTTCCCCGGGCCCATCCTGAGCTCCTGCCCCCAGGAAAGCGTCgtgggcagctgcagccccccgGGCATCCCCCCGGGCATCGCCCGCTCCTTGGGCTCCGGGGGCTCCCTGGGTTCCCGGGGGTACGGAAATCCCGCGGGTTTGAGGGGCTCCATCCTCTTTGGGGGTTCCAGTGGCTACGGGGGGGTGTGTAACTCCAGCAGGTCCTACAATTCCGGCTGCTCGGCCGTGGGAAGGGGTAGCTGCAGCCCGTTCCTCCCCCGCCAGTACAGCACCGGCAGCCGGGGGAGTTGCGGTCCCTGCTAA